Proteins co-encoded in one Quercus robur chromosome 8, dhQueRobu3.1, whole genome shotgun sequence genomic window:
- the LOC126695523 gene encoding uncharacterized protein LOC126695523: MAKRWELGFPKSNASSLKEQVARTILRNVRAQGHPYVEIREDGKKFIFFCTLCLAPCYSDTVLFDHLKGNLHTERLSTAKVTLMGPNPWPFNDGVLFFDNSVENDKNSGVSNTSKSRLLEWHNDDNNLSIVNYDGNSKSSGNGYVVDHSDTEISSDDLTLDANGENGSLVIPGVRIGHEISDIKGQEVGFGLIGARFCEKGDISIGINRIWCEWLGKKNPGGNNNKFKVPEHDFAVITFNYNLDMGHKELFDNVKSLPSSSPTTKSEIGNGTSRKRKTSFSDPEDVSESLSNQYDSSVEDTSASNDSSSRLLLTHFDDQLLHTRFISNKSIRRELRRQQRVAAERMCDICQQRMLPGKDVSALMNMKTGRLACSSRNVNGAFHVFHTSCVVHWILFCEFQIITKELHNKRNAAKYDEIGKDGEAKATRTQDDSVFCPECEGTGIIIEGNELETPNILPSEMFKCKIKASDGRRAWMKNPEVLENCSTGFHFPCQSEETNQEKAKPLKLLRFYGCDV; this comes from the exons ATGGCTAAAAGGTGGGAATTAGGGTTTCCGAAGTCTAATGCTTCTAGTCTTAAAGAACAAGTAGCAAGAACCATTCTCCGGAATGTGAGGGCGCAAGGGCATCCATACGTTGAGATTCGGGAAGATGGGAAAAAGTTTATTTTCTTCTGTACTTTGTGTCTTGCACCATGTTATAGCGATACTGTGTTATTTGATCACTTGAAGGGGAATCTTCACACTGAGAGGTTATCTACTGCCAAGGTTACACTTATGGGACCGAATCCCTGGCCCTTTAATGATGGtgttcttttctttgataattcagtggaaaatgataaaaattctgGGGTTTCAAATACTAGTAAAAGTAGGTTGTTGGAGTGGCACAACGATGATAACAATCTTTCTATTGTCAACTATGATGGAAATTCGAAATCTAGTGGTAATGGGTATGTTGTTGATCATTCAGATACTGAAATTAGTTCTGATGATTTGACTTTGGATGCTAATGGGGAGAATGGCAGTTTGGTAATTCCTGGTGTGCGGATTGGGCATGAAATTTCTGATATAAAGGGGCAGGAGGTTGGTTTTGGACTAATTGGTGCCAGGTTCTGTGAGAAGGGTGACATTTCAATTGGAATTAATAGAATATGGTGCGAGTGGTTAGGGAAAAAGAATCCTGGTGGAAATAACAATAAGTTCAAGGTTCCAGAGCATGATTTTGCTGTTATTACTTTCAATTACAATTTAGATATGGGCCACAAGGAGCTGTTTGACAATGTGAAGTCATTGCCCTCATCTAGTCCGACAACAAAATCAGAGATTGGGAATGGCACTAGTAGGAAAAGAAAGACATCATTTTCTGACCCTGAGGATGTTAGTGAGTCCTTGAGTAATCAATATGATTCATCTGTGGAAGATACTTCAGCATCAAATGATTCCTCTTCAAGATTGCTTTTGACTCACTTTGATGATCAACTTCTGCATACGAGGTTTATTTCAAATAAGTCTATAAGGCGGGAATTGAGACGGCAACAGCGTGTAGCGGCAGAAAGGATGTGTGACATCTGCCAACAAAGGATGCTTCCTGGGAAAGATGTATCAGCACTTATGAATATGAAGACTGGAAGGCTTGCATGCAGCAGTCGAAACGTGAATGGG gcatttcatgtttttcatACTTCCTGCGTCGTACATTGGATACTTTTTTGTGAGTTTCAAATAATTACAAAGGAGTTACATAACAAAAGAAATGCAGCTAAATACGATGAAATAGGAAAAGATGGTGAGGCAAAAGCCACAAGAACACAAGATGATTCTGTTTTCTGCCCAGAGTGCGAGGGCACTGGAATCATAATTGAAGGAAATGAGCTGGAGACACCAAATATCCTTCCTTCTGAG ATGTTCAAGTGTAAAATAAAGGCAAGTGATGGACGTAgagcatggatgaaaaatcCTGAAGTGTTGGAGAACTGCTCAACAGGTTTTCATTTCCCTTGTCAGTCAGAAGAAACAAATCAG GAAAAGGCAAAACCCCTGAAATTGCTGCGTTTCTATGGATGTGATGTATAG